A stretch of the Thiomicrospira pelophila DSM 1534 genome encodes the following:
- the dnaX gene encoding DNA polymerase III subunit gamma/tau has protein sequence MSYTVLARKWRPKNFSELVGQTHVMQALANALDQQRLHHAYLFTGTRGVGKTTIARIFAKALNCEQGISSTPCGQCSVCQSIDEGRFVDLIEVDAASRTKVEDTREILDNVQYAPTQGRYKVYLVDEVHMLSKSSFNALLKTLEEPPEHVKFLLATTDPHKLPITVLSRCLQFNLLRLTSTQIQNHLAQILQQEQISFEPTALALIAKSADGSARDSLSLLDQAIAYCGAQIQFEAVRSMLGLVDQGVVQAILQALSDDSAEQVKQILQTLASLGVDYVALLNQLLEVLHQTAQTQILGEALEDGLLPTDILAGFAQSLSPEKVQLLYQIGLMARQDMKLAPDVRIGFEMTLLRMLAFDPSGPRSPSSDGQPGLQSATSSTAAKTAPSSTSARQSVAELLKAAQVNEPQPAFQTQERVTQANETLSPKPPEPSPAEPVADLSLFPDLHARVKAPSASKPNNVNPPLETSSVAEPETNTQIPQSMKLASDFVPPISETFEAAPTQMQAPQVNQQSAWAPAAENFAESASNPVAPVTAPELMSTIRPGGSQTGPQSESVQAWMALIAQLGVDGMALELARHCVLVDANPQAWWLSVHPDELHAKTDLAVTRLREAAQRQFGEGFQVNFVEFSGEFYTPNLYDKAQQTLSQEQATQSIHADANVQMLQTRLGMQVLEKSIQPL, from the coding sequence ATGAGTTATACCGTATTAGCACGTAAGTGGCGCCCAAAAAACTTTAGTGAACTGGTGGGTCAAACCCACGTAATGCAGGCGTTAGCGAACGCGCTAGACCAGCAGCGTTTGCATCATGCTTATCTGTTCACCGGAACACGTGGGGTGGGTAAAACCACGATTGCGCGTATCTTTGCGAAAGCCCTCAATTGCGAGCAAGGCATTTCTTCGACACCTTGCGGTCAATGTTCGGTATGTCAATCGATTGACGAAGGGCGTTTTGTCGATCTGATTGAAGTCGATGCCGCATCGCGTACTAAGGTCGAAGATACGCGTGAGATTCTGGATAACGTGCAATACGCGCCTACCCAAGGTCGTTATAAAGTTTATTTGGTTGACGAAGTTCACATGCTCTCCAAAAGTAGTTTTAACGCTTTGTTAAAAACCTTGGAAGAACCACCGGAACATGTTAAGTTCTTGCTTGCGACTACCGACCCGCATAAGTTACCTATTACGGTTTTATCGCGTTGTTTACAGTTTAACTTGTTACGGTTAACCAGTACTCAAATTCAAAATCATCTCGCCCAAATCCTGCAACAAGAGCAGATCAGTTTTGAGCCGACGGCATTGGCACTAATTGCAAAAAGTGCGGATGGTTCAGCGCGTGATTCATTGAGTCTGCTCGATCAGGCGATTGCCTATTGTGGCGCTCAAATCCAGTTTGAAGCAGTGCGCTCGATGTTAGGCTTGGTTGATCAAGGCGTGGTGCAGGCCATTTTACAAGCACTAAGCGATGATTCGGCGGAGCAGGTTAAACAAATATTGCAAACCCTGGCGAGTTTGGGGGTGGATTATGTGGCCTTACTTAATCAGTTGTTAGAAGTCCTGCATCAAACCGCCCAGACCCAAATTTTGGGTGAAGCGCTTGAAGACGGCCTTTTGCCAACCGACATCCTAGCGGGTTTTGCCCAAAGCTTAAGCCCAGAAAAAGTACAACTCTTATATCAAATCGGTTTGATGGCACGTCAAGACATGAAGCTTGCGCCGGATGTGAGAATCGGCTTTGAAATGACCTTGTTACGGATGCTAGCCTTTGATCCGAGTGGACCGCGTTCGCCTTCATCAGACGGCCAGCCAGGCTTGCAAAGCGCCACGTCTTCTACGGCCGCCAAGACAGCGCCAAGCTCAACCAGCGCACGCCAAAGCGTGGCCGAACTACTCAAGGCGGCGCAAGTAAACGAACCTCAACCAGCTTTTCAGACTCAAGAGCGGGTGACGCAAGCTAACGAAACGCTTAGCCCGAAGCCGCCTGAACCAAGCCCAGCTGAACCGGTAGCGGATTTAAGTTTATTTCCCGATCTGCATGCGCGCGTAAAAGCTCCGAGTGCGTCTAAGCCTAATAACGTTAATCCGCCGCTCGAAACATCTTCAGTAGCGGAGCCTGAAACCAATACACAAATACCTCAATCGATGAAGTTGGCATCCGATTTTGTGCCGCCAATTTCTGAAACATTCGAAGCGGCGCCGACGCAAATGCAGGCGCCCCAAGTCAACCAACAATCCGCTTGGGCACCAGCGGCTGAAAACTTCGCTGAATCCGCTTCAAACCCAGTGGCCCCTGTCACCGCCCCTGAATTGATGTCAACCATCAGGCCTGGTGGTTCGCAAACGGGGCCTCAGTCTGAGTCGGTTCAAGCTTGGATGGCGTTGATTGCACAGTTAGGTGTGGATGGCATGGCCTTGGAATTGGCCAGACATTGCGTATTAGTTGACGCTAACCCCCAGGCTTGGTGGTTAAGTGTGCACCCAGACGAGTTACACGCCAAAACGGATTTGGCAGTGACTCGTTTAAGAGAAGCGGCTCAACGTCAATTTGGTGAAGGTTTTCAGGTAAATTTTGTTGAGTTTTCAGGTGAATTTTACACGCCGAATCTTTATGATAAAGCTCAACAAACTCTGTCACAAGAACAGGCAACTCAATCGATTCATGCAGACGCAAACGTACAAATGTTGCAAACGCGTCTAGGTATGCAGGTGTTGGAAAAATCGATCCAACCCTTATGA
- a CDS encoding YbaB/EbfC family nucleoid-associated protein: protein MFGGKAGLGGLMKQAQEMQKNMEKAQAEIAEMEVTGEAGGGLVKVTMTGKHELVKVELDDSLMDDKEMLEDLVAAAVNSAVRRVEDTTQERMGGLTQGMNLPGGMKFPF from the coding sequence ATGTTTGGTGGAAAAGCCGGTCTCGGTGGCTTGATGAAACAAGCACAAGAAATGCAAAAAAACATGGAAAAAGCACAAGCGGAAATCGCAGAAATGGAAGTCACCGGCGAAGCGGGTGGAGGATTAGTTAAAGTTACAATGACAGGTAAGCATGAACTGGTTAAAGTTGAGTTAGATGATAGCTTAATGGACGACAAAGAAATGCTGGAAGATTTAGTGGCGGCAGCAGTTAATAGTGCAGTGCGTCGAGTTGAAGACACCACCCAAGAAAGAATGGGCGGTTTAACTCAGGGTATGAATTTACCCGGTGGTATGAAGTTCCCTTTTTAA
- a CDS encoding glycogen/starch/alpha-glucan phosphorylase, whose protein sequence is MSTQDQTSLDVINHRVSKRLTNDKAGLETDFLHYLQNNLGRELTSEVDYKLKALAYTVRDRLMGNWKQTWLSYRENTNKRAYYLSMEFLIGRSLVNNMLNLGIENQATEALRELGLSIEEIEEAEIDAGLGNGGLGRLAACFMDSCATLQLPVMGYGLRYEYGMFRQRIQNGFQVEEPDHWLGFGYYPWEVQRREYTRRVKFGGYCRPYTDPHTGHLIVHWENDEEVLAVPFDVPIPGYKNHTVNTLRLWDAAADEAFKLSEFNAGSYFEAVAAKNEAENITMVLYPNDSSENGKELRLRQQYFLVSASLQDVVEQWVKHHNADFTRFAESNVFQLNDTHPSLAVAELMRILVDEQHLGWDEAWHIVTHTMAYTNHTLLPEALEKWSGDLMRKLLPRPLDIIEEINHRFLAQVAQKWPGDMERQRRLSIFDEHGMVRMAYLAIVGSFSVNGVAALHSQLLKDGLFNDFYQLWPERFNNKTNGVTQRRWMAGCNPGLRDLLNTNIGEDWVTDLSQLSQLETYLQDSDFRQKWAQVKLQNKQRLADLIKKDTGLTVNPTSMFDVQVKRIHEYKRQLLNALHVVHLYARIKRGATQNMTPRVVVFGGKAAPGYHMAKAIIKLINNVAQVVNNDPGVGDLLKVVFIPNYRVSAMEVICPGTDLSEQISTAGKEASGTGNMKFMMNGAVTIGTLDGANVEIREAVGDEHFFLFGLQTEQVQDLIGRYQPQSYIDNDVDLQAVLNLLEVGHFNQFEPGIFDDILASIKSPQDEWMTLADFRSYVEVQEQVAQAYQDAERWVTMSIMNSARSGMFSTDRTMSEYNRDIWHLKPIQVQTD, encoded by the coding sequence ATGAGCACCCAAGATCAAACCAGTTTGGACGTAATAAACCACCGGGTTAGCAAACGTTTAACGAATGATAAAGCGGGTTTAGAAACCGACTTTTTACATTATTTACAAAATAACCTAGGCCGTGAATTGACCTCCGAGGTTGACTATAAACTCAAAGCTTTGGCTTATACCGTTCGTGATCGTTTAATGGGCAATTGGAAGCAAACCTGGTTAAGTTACCGCGAAAACACCAATAAACGCGCCTATTATTTATCAATGGAGTTTTTGATTGGTCGATCGTTGGTTAATAACATGCTTAATTTAGGCATCGAAAATCAAGCCACTGAGGCTTTGCGAGAGTTAGGCTTATCCATCGAAGAAATCGAAGAAGCTGAAATTGATGCCGGTTTAGGTAACGGCGGTTTGGGGCGTTTGGCCGCCTGTTTTATGGACAGTTGCGCCACTTTACAATTGCCGGTTATGGGTTATGGGCTACGTTATGAATATGGCATGTTTCGTCAGCGCATTCAAAATGGCTTTCAGGTTGAAGAGCCCGATCATTGGTTAGGGTTTGGCTATTATCCTTGGGAAGTGCAGCGTCGAGAATATACGCGCAGAGTTAAATTTGGGGGTTATTGCCGACCTTATACCGATCCGCATACCGGGCATTTGATCGTGCACTGGGAAAACGATGAAGAGGTGTTAGCGGTGCCGTTTGATGTGCCGATTCCTGGTTACAAAAATCACACAGTCAACACCCTGCGTTTATGGGATGCGGCTGCGGATGAAGCCTTTAAGTTATCTGAATTTAATGCCGGTTCCTACTTTGAAGCGGTCGCGGCCAAAAATGAAGCTGAAAATATTACGATGGTGTTGTATCCCAACGATTCGAGTGAAAACGGTAAAGAGTTGCGTCTGCGCCAGCAATACTTTTTGGTGTCAGCGAGCCTGCAGGATGTGGTTGAGCAGTGGGTCAAACATCATAATGCCGATTTCACACGTTTTGCCGAGTCGAATGTTTTCCAACTCAACGACACTCATCCTAGCTTAGCCGTCGCCGAATTAATGCGGATTCTGGTCGACGAACAACATCTAGGCTGGGATGAAGCCTGGCATATTGTCACTCATACTATGGCTTACACCAATCACACGCTGTTGCCAGAAGCGCTCGAAAAATGGTCCGGCGATTTGATGCGCAAATTACTCCCTCGTCCACTCGACATAATAGAAGAAATTAACCATCGCTTCTTAGCCCAAGTGGCGCAAAAGTGGCCGGGTGATATGGAGCGTCAGCGCCGTTTGTCTATTTTTGACGAGCACGGCATGGTGCGTATGGCCTACTTGGCGATAGTGGGGAGTTTTTCGGTAAATGGCGTGGCGGCATTGCATTCGCAATTATTAAAGGACGGCTTGTTTAACGACTTCTATCAGCTCTGGCCGGAACGTTTTAATAATAAAACCAACGGTGTGACGCAACGTCGTTGGATGGCCGGTTGCAACCCAGGCTTGCGTGATTTATTAAATACCAACATTGGTGAGGATTGGGTGACGGATTTAAGCCAACTCAGCCAATTAGAAACTTATTTACAGGATTCTGATTTCCGCCAAAAATGGGCGCAAGTGAAGTTGCAGAACAAACAGCGTTTGGCAGACTTAATCAAAAAAGATACCGGCTTAACGGTTAATCCAACATCAATGTTTGATGTGCAGGTCAAACGCATACACGAATACAAACGTCAGCTGTTAAATGCGTTGCACGTAGTGCATTTATACGCGCGTATTAAACGTGGCGCCACCCAAAATATGACGCCGCGTGTGGTGGTTTTTGGTGGCAAAGCGGCGCCGGGTTATCACATGGCGAAGGCGATTATTAAGCTCATTAATAATGTGGCCCAGGTGGTCAATAATGATCCGGGCGTCGGTGATTTACTCAAAGTGGTGTTTATTCCAAACTACCGAGTGTCGGCGATGGAGGTGATTTGTCCAGGAACGGATTTATCCGAACAGATTTCCACCGCGGGTAAAGAAGCCTCAGGCACGGGTAATATGAAATTTATGATGAATGGGGCGGTGACAATCGGCACTTTAGATGGTGCCAATGTCGAAATCAGAGAAGCGGTGGGTGACGAGCATTTCTTCTTGTTTGGCTTGCAAACCGAACAAGTTCAGGACTTGATTGGACGTTATCAGCCGCAATCTTATATTGATAACGATGTCGATTTACAAGCCGTATTGAATCTACTGGAGGTTGGTCATTTTAACCAATTTGAGCCGGGTATTTTTGATGACATTTTAGCCTCAATTAAAAGTCCGCAAGATGAATGGATGACCTTGGCCGATTTCCGCAGTTATGTAGAGGTACAAGAGCAAGTTGCACAAGCCTATCAAGATGCTGAGCGTTGGGTCACGATGAGTATTATGAATTCGGCGCGCAGTGGCATGTTTTCAACTGATCGAACCATGAGTGAATACAATCGGGATATTTGGCACTTAAAGCCGATTCAGGTGCAAACAGATTGA
- a CDS encoding cation:proton antiporter, whose translation MFQSESVAEILITFGGLFIIGLIADLLGRHTPLPRVTLLILTGFLMGPAVLDWLPEFTREWFPVLSEVALAMIGFMLGQNLTKTKLQTMGRGIIGISLSVMFMTALLVFFGLWLMGVPVEIALILAGIAPATAPAPVVDVTKEFNAQGPVTDMLLGIVAIDDAWGMLVFSLLLMLATIWAGTSEAVNNLVHGLWEVGGAVGLGILLGLPMAYLTRYIYPGKSTQAEVLGLVLLCAGLAEWLGVSYILSAMVMGTLVANLARQHPERPFDEIEALQWPLLILFFLLAGSALELDALWAAGLIGLGYIVFRVLGRITGSYLGATWAGCQGSSYKSLGLAMLPHAGIPIGMALLAVQQVPEHKDTILAVVLGCTIIFELIGPPLTRHILVRAREINRPLDGH comes from the coding sequence ATGTTTCAATCTGAATCCGTTGCTGAAATTCTAATTACATTTGGTGGGCTGTTTATCATTGGTTTGATCGCAGACCTGCTTGGCCGCCATACCCCACTTCCAAGAGTCACTCTTTTAATTTTGACTGGCTTTTTAATGGGGCCGGCCGTTCTTGACTGGTTACCGGAGTTTACCCGAGAATGGTTTCCGGTATTATCGGAAGTTGCACTCGCAATGATTGGCTTTATGCTTGGCCAAAACCTCACAAAAACCAAACTTCAGACCATGGGTCGCGGCATTATCGGCATTTCTCTCAGCGTAATGTTTATGACGGCATTGCTGGTATTCTTCGGCTTATGGTTGATGGGTGTACCGGTTGAAATCGCACTGATATTAGCCGGCATTGCCCCCGCAACCGCCCCCGCACCAGTCGTTGATGTTACCAAAGAGTTTAATGCGCAGGGCCCGGTGACCGACATGCTATTAGGCATTGTTGCAATTGATGACGCCTGGGGCATGCTGGTTTTTAGTTTACTGTTAATGTTAGCCACAATTTGGGCGGGAACCAGCGAAGCGGTTAATAATTTAGTGCATGGTTTATGGGAAGTTGGTGGTGCCGTTGGCTTGGGCATCCTTCTTGGATTACCCATGGCCTATTTAACTCGGTACATTTACCCTGGTAAATCAACACAAGCGGAAGTGTTGGGGCTTGTTTTATTATGCGCAGGTTTAGCCGAATGGTTAGGTGTTTCTTATATCCTTTCGGCGATGGTGATGGGCACATTAGTTGCCAATTTAGCTCGCCAACATCCTGAACGACCATTTGATGAAATTGAAGCATTACAATGGCCTTTATTGATTTTATTCTTTCTATTAGCTGGTTCTGCACTTGAGTTGGATGCCCTATGGGCTGCCGGATTGATTGGACTAGGCTATATCGTATTTCGAGTTTTAGGACGTATCACCGGCTCCTACCTAGGCGCAACATGGGCGGGTTGCCAAGGTAGCTCTTATAAATCACTCGGACTGGCAATGTTACCTCACGCCGGTATTCCAATTGGTATGGCGTTGTTAGCGGTTCAACAAGTCCCGGAGCACAAAGACACTATTCTCGCGGTGGTTCTGGGTTGTACAATTATATTTGAATTGATTGGCCCGCCTCTAACCCGGCATATTTTGGTACGTGCCAGAGAGATTAATCGACCGCTCGACGGCCACTAA
- the glgA gene encoding glycogen synthase GlgA → MKLVFATSEAHPLIKTGGLADVSGGLTSALVELGHQVKLVLPAYQAVLDKVNKVSVLSQFELDGVGKRLKVRLLSAKVAELKANVILVDIPELFNRPGNPYMAADAKDWWDNGERFGVFSKAVVEIAMDRVGLNWKADVVHANDWQTGLIPALLTLEKSKPRSLFTIHNMAYAGYFPKSLFEGLKLPWKWWTIEGMEFYDQMSMLKAGIQMADWVTTVSPSYAKEICYPEYAYGFEGVLNQRQKQGRLVGIINGIDDQEWNPATDRYISYNYSAEKGRIASKKRNKELLLTLLGDSDPQAHLTIPLIGFVGRLVEQKGIDLILQALPDILETESVQFVFVGSGSEYYEKQLMRLAGRYPGRVFVHIGYSETLAHQVEAGADMFLMPSRFEPCGLNQMYSLAYGTPPIVHHTGGLIDTVVNTTKQTLADKTATGFMFYDPNPHALRATILQALNLYKKPRSWQQIQKTGMQRAFSWKKSAQNYIKLYAKEI, encoded by the coding sequence ATGAAGTTAGTTTTTGCCACTTCCGAAGCCCATCCTTTAATCAAAACCGGTGGTTTGGCCGATGTGTCCGGTGGTTTAACAAGTGCATTGGTCGAACTTGGTCATCAAGTGAAACTGGTGTTGCCAGCCTATCAAGCGGTGTTGGATAAGGTGAATAAGGTCAGTGTGTTATCGCAGTTTGAATTAGACGGGGTCGGTAAACGTTTAAAGGTGCGTTTGTTAAGTGCCAAGGTGGCCGAACTAAAAGCGAATGTTATTTTGGTTGATATTCCAGAACTGTTTAATCGTCCGGGTAATCCTTATATGGCGGCCGACGCTAAAGATTGGTGGGACAACGGTGAACGGTTTGGTGTGTTTTCAAAAGCGGTGGTCGAAATCGCGATGGACCGGGTCGGCTTAAACTGGAAAGCCGATGTGGTTCACGCAAATGATTGGCAAACTGGATTGATCCCAGCTCTGTTAACCCTCGAAAAATCAAAGCCTCGCAGCCTGTTTACGATTCATAATATGGCCTATGCGGGTTACTTTCCCAAAAGCTTATTTGAAGGTTTAAAACTACCGTGGAAATGGTGGACGATAGAGGGCATGGAGTTTTACGATCAAATGTCAATGTTAAAGGCCGGTATTCAAATGGCTGATTGGGTGACGACGGTGAGTCCATCTTACGCCAAAGAAATCTGTTACCCAGAGTATGCTTATGGCTTTGAAGGTGTGTTAAATCAGCGCCAAAAACAGGGGCGTTTAGTCGGCATCATTAATGGCATTGACGACCAAGAATGGAACCCGGCTACTGATCGTTATATTTCATATAACTACTCAGCTGAAAAAGGTCGTATTGCCAGCAAAAAACGCAATAAAGAGCTGCTGCTTACCTTATTAGGCGACAGCGATCCGCAAGCGCACCTCACAATCCCGTTAATTGGTTTTGTAGGGCGCTTGGTCGAACAAAAAGGGATCGACTTAATTTTACAAGCCTTGCCTGATATTTTAGAAACTGAATCGGTGCAATTTGTATTTGTTGGTTCGGGATCAGAGTATTATGAAAAGCAATTAATGCGTTTGGCTGGCCGTTACCCAGGTCGTGTGTTTGTGCATATTGGCTATTCAGAAACCCTCGCCCACCAAGTTGAAGCGGGTGCGGATATGTTTTTGATGCCTTCACGTTTTGAGCCTTGCGGTTTAAATCAAATGTACAGTTTAGCTTACGGTACGCCACCCATTGTGCACCATACAGGCGGCTTAATTGATACGGTGGTGAACACGACTAAACAAACCTTAGCGGACAAAACCGCGACCGGCTTTATGTTTTATGATCCAAATCCACACGCATTACGCGCCACGATTTTACAAGCACTGAACTTATACAAAAAGCCGCGTAGTTGGCAGCAAATACAAAAAACGGGGATGCAGCGGGCGTTTAGTTGGAAAAAAAGCGCTCAGAACTATATCAAATTGTACGCTAAGGAGATTTAG
- the recR gene encoding recombination mediator RecR: protein MSSPLIQQLIDAFRILPGVGPKSAQRMAYFLLERQRDGANRLAHTIQQALEKVGHCEECRTLSETAVCGICASNKRDNGLLCVVETPADVLSIEQAGIYQGKYFVLMGHLSPIDGIGPQQLGLDRLHERLKQPGITELILATNPTVEGEATAHYIYQLAQQEGVSVTRLAQGLPMGGELEYIDSATLSYAFSGRRAVD from the coding sequence ATGTCCTCTCCACTGATTCAGCAATTAATTGATGCGTTTCGTATTTTGCCCGGCGTCGGTCCAAAGTCGGCACAACGTATGGCGTATTTTTTATTGGAGCGTCAACGTGACGGCGCCAATCGATTGGCTCATACAATCCAGCAAGCGTTGGAAAAAGTGGGTCATTGTGAAGAATGCCGCACCTTAAGCGAAACGGCGGTGTGCGGTATTTGTGCGTCTAATAAACGTGATAACGGACTGTTGTGTGTGGTCGAAACCCCGGCCGATGTATTATCAATTGAACAGGCGGGCATCTATCAGGGCAAGTATTTTGTGTTGATGGGACATTTGTCTCCGATTGATGGCATTGGCCCGCAACAATTAGGTTTGGATCGTTTACACGAACGTTTAAAACAGCCGGGCATTACCGAGTTAATTCTGGCGACGAATCCAACGGTTGAAGGTGAAGCGACCGCGCATTATATTTATCAGCTCGCACAGCAAGAAGGCGTTTCGGTGACACGACTGGCGCAAGGTTTGCCGATGGGTGGTGAGTTGGAATATATCGACAGTGCGACCTTGTCGTATGCGTTTAGTGGCCGTCGAGCGGTCGATTAA
- the glgB gene encoding 1,4-alpha-glucan branching protein GlgB, producing the protein MNSISALIGRLEQGRLHDPFQLLGRHKDGSSWVVRSWLPTATQVTLAGQYSMQALTESGLFEVRLSESEYQSLALHYQLEWCEADDRTHTLVCPYSFTPQLGELDLHLFAEGRHWQIYEHMGAHPKSVDGIQGVQFAVWAPSAERVSVVGDFNAWHGLRHPMRSRGDSGVWELFVPGLMPGDHYKFEIRNATSGAVVTKADPYARAMQMRPDTACYIDQPSHQWKDQAWLEKRAGFDWAHQPINVYEVHLGSWQRDDAGGFLNYRDLAYRLVDYVNWMGYTHIELLPITEHPYDASWGYQTTGYYAPTSRFGSPDDFRFFVDHCHQNGIGVFLDWVPAHFPKDSFALARFDGTALYEHEDPRLGEHADWGTYIFNFGRNEVRNFLIANALFWLKEFHLDGLRVDAVASMLYLDYSREPGEWLPNIHGGRENLDAMAFIQQLNAEVHARNPGALMMAEESTSWPMVSRPTWMGGLGFSMKWNMGWMNDTLDYFQRDPIYRPYHHNQLTFSQVYAYTENFVLPLSHDEVVHLKGSMAAKMPGDDWQKMANLRLLLGYQILHPGKKLLFMGSEFGPWTEWSEAEALPWHLCDFPNHRGVQLMVRDLNHLYRNHAALHQYDFEAQGFEWIDCDNNEHSILSFERRSDQQCLVCVFNFSPVPREAYRIGLPQAGSYQEIANSDSATYGGSNMGNQGWVEASSNPWMNRPASAELVLPPLGFIVLKHQP; encoded by the coding sequence ATGAACTCAATTTCTGCATTAATAGGTCGACTAGAGCAAGGTCGTTTGCACGATCCTTTTCAACTTTTAGGTCGTCATAAAGATGGCTCAAGTTGGGTCGTACGAAGCTGGTTACCGACCGCTACTCAGGTCACGCTGGCTGGCCAATATTCAATGCAAGCCCTAACCGAGAGCGGTTTGTTTGAAGTTCGCCTAAGCGAATCTGAATACCAAAGTTTAGCTTTGCACTATCAGCTTGAATGGTGTGAAGCGGATGATCGAACGCATACTTTAGTCTGCCCCTATAGCTTTACGCCGCAGTTAGGTGAGCTGGATTTACACTTATTTGCCGAAGGCCGCCATTGGCAAATTTACGAACACATGGGCGCGCACCCTAAAAGTGTCGATGGCATTCAAGGGGTTCAGTTTGCTGTGTGGGCACCGTCTGCAGAACGTGTATCGGTGGTAGGGGACTTTAATGCATGGCACGGTTTGCGTCATCCCATGCGTTCACGAGGAGATTCTGGTGTTTGGGAGTTATTTGTCCCAGGATTAATGCCTGGAGATCATTATAAGTTTGAAATTCGCAATGCCACCAGCGGCGCGGTGGTTACCAAGGCTGATCCTTACGCGCGTGCCATGCAAATGCGCCCCGATACCGCTTGTTATATTGATCAACCTAGCCATCAGTGGAAAGACCAGGCCTGGTTGGAAAAGCGCGCTGGTTTTGATTGGGCGCATCAACCTATCAATGTATACGAAGTGCATTTGGGGTCTTGGCAGCGAGACGACGCCGGCGGGTTTTTAAACTATCGAGACTTGGCGTATCGCCTGGTCGATTATGTAAACTGGATGGGCTATACCCATATCGAGCTCTTGCCGATTACTGAACATCCTTATGACGCGTCTTGGGGTTATCAAACCACGGGCTATTATGCCCCCACGAGTCGGTTTGGCTCACCGGACGACTTTCGGTTTTTTGTTGATCATTGTCACCAAAATGGCATCGGTGTGTTTTTGGATTGGGTGCCAGCGCACTTCCCTAAAGACAGCTTTGCACTGGCGCGCTTTGATGGCACGGCTTTATATGAACACGAAGATCCCCGCCTGGGCGAGCATGCCGACTGGGGAACATATATTTTTAATTTTGGTCGTAATGAAGTCCGAAACTTTCTAATCGCCAACGCTTTATTTTGGCTTAAAGAATTTCATTTAGATGGGTTACGAGTCGATGCGGTGGCTTCGATGTTGTATTTGGACTATTCGCGCGAACCGGGTGAATGGCTACCTAACATACATGGCGGTCGCGAGAATTTAGACGCGATGGCATTTATCCAGCAGCTTAATGCCGAAGTCCACGCCCGAAATCCAGGTGCTTTAATGATGGCCGAAGAGTCAACTTCTTGGCCGATGGTGTCGCGCCCAACCTGGATGGGTGGGCTAGGCTTTTCGATGAAGTGGAATATGGGGTGGATGAACGATACGCTGGACTACTTTCAAAGAGATCCAATTTATCGCCCCTATCATCATAACCAGCTAACCTTTAGTCAGGTTTATGCTTATACCGAAAACTTTGTGTTGCCGCTTTCGCATGATGAAGTGGTGCATCTGAAAGGTTCAATGGCCGCCAAAATGCCAGGCGATGATTGGCAGAAAATGGCGAATTTACGTTTGTTATTAGGTTATCAAATATTGCATCCGGGTAAAAAACTGTTGTTTATGGGGTCGGAGTTTGGACCTTGGACAGAATGGTCAGAAGCAGAGGCCTTGCCTTGGCATTTATGCGATTTCCCAAACCACCGTGGTGTCCAGTTAATGGTGAGAGATTTAAATCATTTATATCGAAACCATGCCGCCTTGCATCAGTATGATTTCGAAGCTCAAGGTTTTGAATGGATTGATTGCGACAATAATGAACATTCGATTTTGAGCTTTGAGCGTCGTTCAGATCAACAGTGTTTGGTTTGTGTGTTTAATTTTTCGCCGGTGCCGCGTGAGGCTTACCGAATTGGTTTGCCACAGGCGGGGTCTTATCAGGAGATCGCCAACTCTGATTCAGCGACCTACGGTGGCAGCAACATGGGCAACCAAGGTTGGGTTGAAGCCAGTTCCAATCCTTGGATGAATCGACCCGCTTCGGCTGAGCTGGTTTTGCCTCCATTGGGCTTTATCGTGTTAAAACACCAGCCTTAA